In Bacillus sp. S3, the sequence TATCATGTTGCCGTAGTAGGAGCAACAGGAGCGGTTGGACAGCAAATGATCCAAACATTGATCAAAGAGAACTTTCCAATCGGAAAACTTACCCTCTTATCCTCAGCTAGATCAGCGGGGAAAGTAATAAATGTAAATGGTCAGGAAATTACGATACAAGAAGCAAAGCCGGAGAGCTTTGAAGGTGTAGATATTGCCTTATTCAGTGCTGGCGGCAGTGTTTCTAAGGAACTTGCCCCAGAAGCAGTAAAACGCGGCGCCATCGTCGTGGACAACACTAGCGCATTTAGAATGGATGAAAATACACCATTGATCGTTCCTGAAGTGAACGAATCGGACTTGCATCATCAAAACGGGATTATTGCAAACCCAAATTGTTCAACAATCCAAATGGTGGTTGCTCTTGAACCAATTCGTCAAAAGTATGGATTGAAAAAAGTCATTGTCTCCACATATCAAGCCGTTTCAGGTGCAGGTGCTGCGGCGGTGGAAGAATTAAAGGCACAAACAAAGTCGATTTTGACTGAAGAACCATTTGAACCAAAAATTTTACCAGTCTCATCAGATACAAATCATTATCAAATTGCGTTTAATGTGATTCCGCAAATTGATAAATTCCAAGATAATGGCTATACGTTTGAAGAAATGAAAATGATTAATGAAACCAAAAAAATTATGCATTTACCAGAGTTACAGGTATCAGCAACTTGCGTCCGTCTTCCGGTTGCAGTCGGCCATTCTGAATCCGTCTATTTCGAAATAGAATCAGAGAACGTAAGCGCAAATGAAATTAAAGCATTATTACAAGATGCACCGGGTATTGTCTTGCAAGATGATCCGGATAATCAAGTATATCCAATGCCTGCTCATTGTGTAGGGAAAAACGATGTTTTTGTAGGACGTATTAGAAAAGACATCGATGAAGACCGTGGTTTCCACATGTGGGTTGTTTCGGATAATCTGCTAAAAGGTGCTGCTTGGAATTCAGTACAGATTGCAGAAAGTTTAGTAAAACTAGGTATCGTAAAATAAGTTACCTTTCCAAAAAAGGCAGGTTTTGGTGTCACCATGAAAATTATTGTACAAAAGTTTGGCGGTACATCCGTTAAAGATGAAGAGAGCAGGAAACACGCGCAAAGTCATATCGAAAAAGCACTTGCCGACGGCTACAAAGTAGTCGTTGTCGTCTCGGCAATGGGAAGAAAGGGTGACCCTTATGCAACCGATACACTTTTATCGTTAATTGGGGGCAACCTAAGCAAAATCTCAAAACGGGAGCAAGATTTATTATTGTCCTGCGGCGAGGTTATTTCTAGTGTTGTTTTTTCAAATATGCTATTGGAAAGTGGAATGAATGCAATCGCATTAACAGGAGCTCAAGCAGGTTTCCGTACGAACAATGACCATACAAATGCAAAGATTAACGAAATGAAATGTGATAGGCTGCTTAGGGAACTTGAGAACCATGATGTTGTAGTGGTTGCCGGGTTCCAGGGAGCTGCTAAGAATGGCGATATCACCACCATAGGGCGGGGGGGGAGTGATACGTCCGCTGCCGCGCTGGGAGCGGCTCTAAATGCCGAATGGATAGATATTTTTACCGATGTGGAAGGAATTATGACGGCCGATCCGCGGATTGCAGAAAATGCCCGGCCGCTTTCCATAGTTACCTATACCGAGGTGTGCAATATGGCCTATCAGGGGGCGAAGGTGATTCATCCCCGAGCGGTGGAAATTGCCATGCAGGCAAAAGTGCCGATTCGCATCCGTTCCACTTATTCCGACAATCTAGGAACATTGGTTACCACCTTAAATAAAGATAAGCGTGGAAGTGATATTAGAGAACGCACCGTTACGGGGATTGCTCATGTTTCAAATGTCACGCAAATAAAAGTCTTTGCTAAAAAGGATCAATACAACCTCCAGGCAGAAGTTTTTAAAGCAATGGCAAATGAAAAAATCAGTGTAGATTTTATCAATATCTCGCCAAATGGTGTAGTCTATACGGTCACAGAGGAAATGACGGATCGGGCAATCAGGGTCTTAAACGACTTAGGACATGAACCTGTAATTGAACGCTATTGTGCCAAAGTGTCTGTTGTTGGTGCAGGAATAGCAGGGGTACCGGGGATTACCTCCAAAATCGTTACAGCGTTGTCTGACCATAGCATTCGTATTTTGCAATCAGCAGATAGTCATACCACCATTTGGGTATTAGTTAAGCAGGATGACTTAGCCAAATCTGTTAATGCCTTGCATGATGCCTTTCAATTAGAAGATGAATCGATTGAGTTTAATCTTGCCGATTTGTAAATAAGGAAATAGGTAAATGATGGAGTAGTTAAGTGAATGAATGCGATACAACAAATTATTGGTATTCTGTTGTATTGAAAGGAGTAGGAAAATGGTTCATTTTGGGCGAGTTTCCACGGCAATGGTAACCCCTTTTGATAAAAATGGGCATATAGACTTTGCTAAGACCACTCAGTTAATTAATTACTTGATAGAGAATGGAA encodes:
- the asd gene encoding aspartate-semialdehyde dehydrogenase, with product MNQQNGYHVAVVGATGAVGQQMIQTLIKENFPIGKLTLLSSARSAGKVINVNGQEITIQEAKPESFEGVDIALFSAGGSVSKELAPEAVKRGAIVVDNTSAFRMDENTPLIVPEVNESDLHHQNGIIANPNCSTIQMVVALEPIRQKYGLKKVIVSTYQAVSGAGAAAVEELKAQTKSILTEEPFEPKILPVSSDTNHYQIAFNVIPQIDKFQDNGYTFEEMKMINETKKIMHLPELQVSATCVRLPVAVGHSESVYFEIESENVSANEIKALLQDAPGIVLQDDPDNQVYPMPAHCVGKNDVFVGRIRKDIDEDRGFHMWVVSDNLLKGAAWNSVQIAESLVKLGIVK
- the dapG gene encoding aspartate kinase, which gives rise to MKIIVQKFGGTSVKDEESRKHAQSHIEKALADGYKVVVVVSAMGRKGDPYATDTLLSLIGGNLSKISKREQDLLLSCGEVISSVVFSNMLLESGMNAIALTGAQAGFRTNNDHTNAKINEMKCDRLLRELENHDVVVVAGFQGAAKNGDITTIGRGGSDTSAAALGAALNAEWIDIFTDVEGIMTADPRIAENARPLSIVTYTEVCNMAYQGAKVIHPRAVEIAMQAKVPIRIRSTYSDNLGTLVTTLNKDKRGSDIRERTVTGIAHVSNVTQIKVFAKKDQYNLQAEVFKAMANEKISVDFINISPNGVVYTVTEEMTDRAIRVLNDLGHEPVIERYCAKVSVVGAGIAGVPGITSKIVTALSDHSIRILQSADSHTTIWVLVKQDDLAKSVNALHDAFQLEDESIEFNLADL